In the genome of Acidimicrobiia bacterium, one region contains:
- the zwf gene encoding glucose-6-phosphate dehydrogenase → MTHDAHLFVVFGGTGDLARRKLLPALFTLLAEPGCRLLGVAGAEMDTDEYRVWVAGALMDAGVEESAAKRWAHERVWYRSVPRHSELDAVAEQVARIESDGATRGNRVLYLALPPAAFGPTIERIGRAGLARGAGWCRLVVEKPFGTDLESAQTLNETIHDHFEEEQVYRIDHYLGKETVQNLLVFRFANPLFESSWNRDRVQRVEITVAEELDASERGEYYDRTGVIGDMVQSHLAQLLTLVAMEAPSTFAADAVRDEKVKVLRSIRHIPAGAVVLGQYGAGTGATAHTPGYRAHEGVASDSPTPTYAAIKVWIDNWRWQGVPFLLRTGKAMARHLTEIAVVFRSPPVCLFHSVVDDCLGAGDVLRLVLQPDEGFSLHIDVKRPGSATSAQRIALSFSYAEEFGRIPEAYETLLADVVEGDQTLFVRHDEVEESWRLFAPLSHQDMPLHGYQAGSWGPSAADALIDSGPKGWFAEH, encoded by the coding sequence ATGACCCACGACGCCCACCTGTTCGTGGTGTTCGGCGGCACCGGCGACCTCGCCCGCCGCAAGCTTCTGCCCGCCCTGTTTACGCTGCTCGCCGAGCCCGGCTGTCGCCTTCTCGGGGTGGCGGGGGCGGAGATGGACACCGACGAGTACCGGGTGTGGGTCGCCGGGGCGCTGATGGATGCCGGGGTCGAGGAGTCCGCGGCGAAGCGGTGGGCGCACGAGCGGGTCTGGTACCGGTCGGTGCCACGCCACTCGGAGTTGGACGCCGTGGCCGAACAGGTGGCCCGGATCGAATCCGATGGGGCCACCCGAGGCAACCGGGTCCTCTACCTGGCGCTGCCGCCTGCCGCCTTCGGCCCTACGATCGAACGGATCGGCCGTGCCGGACTGGCTCGGGGGGCAGGCTGGTGCCGGCTGGTGGTCGAGAAGCCGTTCGGAACCGACCTCGAGTCGGCGCAGACATTGAACGAGACCATCCACGACCACTTCGAAGAGGAGCAGGTCTACCGGATCGACCACTACCTGGGGAAGGAGACCGTCCAGAACCTCCTGGTGTTTCGCTTCGCCAACCCCCTGTTCGAATCCTCATGGAACCGGGACCGGGTTCAACGCGTCGAGATCACGGTCGCCGAGGAGCTCGATGCCTCGGAGAGGGGCGAGTACTACGACCGGACCGGGGTGATCGGCGACATGGTGCAGAGCCACCTCGCCCAGTTGCTCACGCTGGTCGCCATGGAGGCGCCGTCCACCTTCGCCGCCGACGCCGTTCGCGACGAGAAGGTGAAGGTGTTGCGCTCGATCCGCCACATCCCTGCCGGGGCCGTGGTTCTGGGTCAGTACGGAGCAGGAACGGGCGCCACGGCCCATACGCCCGGGTACCGCGCCCACGAGGGAGTGGCGTCCGACTCGCCCACACCCACCTACGCCGCCATCAAGGTCTGGATCGACAACTGGAGATGGCAGGGCGTGCCGTTCCTGCTGAGGACCGGGAAGGCTATGGCGCGGCACCTCACCGAGATCGCCGTGGTCTTCCGCAGCCCGCCGGTTTGTCTGTTCCACTCCGTGGTCGACGACTGCCTCGGCGCCGGCGACGTGCTCCGACTCGTGCTCCAACCAGACGAGGGTTTCTCCCTCCACATCGATGTGAAGCGTCCCGGGAGCGCCACATCGGCTCAGCGCATCGCCCTCAGCTTCTCGTACGCCGAGGAGTTCGGCCGCATCCCCGAGGCGTACGAGACGCTGCTGGCAGACGTCGTCGAGGGCGACCAGACCCTCTTCGTGCGACACGACGAGGTGGAGGAGTCCTGGCGGCTGTTCGCTCCGCTGTCTCACCAGGACATGCCGCTTCATGGCTACCAGGCCGGCTCGTGGGGACCCTCGGCAGCCGATGCGCTGATCGACAGCGGACCCAAGGGCTGGTTCGCCGAACACTGA
- a CDS encoding NAD(P) transhydrogenase subunit alpha, with the protein MLIRIHLEGRPGERRVAVAPREARRLVEMGNRILVPAGAGAGAAFPDADYVAAGAEVFAGAPPRAELLLGVGPLTAADVAGVEAAAGFFDPLGDPAGMAAVAATGVTALAMELVPRTTLAQSMDALSSQATVAGYQAVLLAASVLPRMFPMLMTAAGTIRPARVLVLGAGVAGLQAIATARRLGAVVSGYDIRPAAREQVESLGARFVGGPVEAAAEGQGGYASEVDDATRSAQQEALAAAVAESDVVITTAQVPGRRAPLLVTAAMVEAMRPGAVVVDLAASTGGNCEATIADEAVSVGMVTVLGPTDLASGAAGDASEMYGRNLVALLDHLITDGALVIDPEDEIAAAVCVTRDGSVQDPRVLAALEGAR; encoded by the coding sequence ATGCTGATCCGCATCCACCTCGAGGGCCGTCCGGGGGAACGACGCGTCGCCGTCGCCCCCCGCGAGGCGCGCCGTCTGGTGGAGATGGGCAATCGGATCCTGGTTCCCGCCGGGGCCGGTGCCGGCGCCGCCTTTCCCGACGCCGACTACGTCGCCGCCGGAGCCGAAGTGTTCGCCGGTGCACCACCACGGGCCGAACTGCTCCTCGGAGTGGGACCCCTCACCGCGGCCGACGTCGCCGGGGTCGAAGCCGCCGCGGGCTTCTTCGACCCGCTGGGAGACCCCGCCGGCATGGCAGCGGTGGCGGCAACGGGTGTCACCGCCCTGGCGATGGAACTCGTCCCCCGCACCACGCTCGCCCAGTCGATGGACGCCCTCTCCAGTCAGGCGACCGTCGCCGGCTATCAGGCTGTCCTCCTCGCCGCTTCGGTGCTTCCCCGAATGTTCCCGATGCTCATGACCGCTGCCGGCACGATCAGACCCGCCCGCGTACTGGTCCTCGGTGCCGGGGTCGCCGGCCTCCAGGCGATCGCCACGGCGCGCCGGCTGGGGGCGGTCGTCAGCGGATACGACATTCGGCCGGCGGCACGCGAACAGGTGGAGAGCCTCGGAGCACGGTTCGTGGGCGGGCCCGTCGAGGCTGCTGCCGAGGGTCAGGGCGGGTACGCCTCCGAGGTCGACGACGCCACCCGAAGCGCGCAGCAGGAGGCCCTGGCGGCCGCGGTGGCGGAGTCGGATGTGGTGATCACCACGGCACAGGTCCCGGGGCGGCGGGCGCCACTGCTGGTCACCGCCGCCATGGTCGAAGCGATGCGTCCCGGGGCAGTGGTGGTCGACCTGGCGGCCTCCACCGGCGGGAACTGCGAGGCGACCATCGCCGACGAAGCCGTCTCGGTGGGGATGGTCACAGTGCTGGGCCCGACAGATCTCGCCTCCGGTGCCGCCGGCGACGCCTCCGAGATGTACGGCCGGAACCTGGTGGCGCTGCTCGACCACCTGATCACGGATGGTGCCCTCGTCATCGATCCCGAGGATGAGATCGCAGCTGCGGTGTGCGTCACCCGCGACGGGTCCGTACAGGATCCCAGGGTGCTGGCGGCACTGGAGGGGGCACGCTGA
- a CDS encoding NAD(P) transhydrogenase subunit alpha, giving the protein MLDPLVVGVVVFVLAAFVGFEVITKVPPTLHTPLMSGSNAISGISLVGALVATGIENDALASTLAVVAVAAATVNVVGGFLVTDRMLGMFRRPRKNDGETR; this is encoded by the coding sequence ATGCTCGATCCGCTGGTCGTCGGCGTGGTGGTGTTCGTGCTCGCCGCCTTCGTGGGGTTCGAGGTGATCACCAAGGTGCCCCCCACCCTGCACACGCCGCTGATGTCCGGCTCCAACGCCATCTCCGGGATCAGCCTGGTCGGGGCACTTGTGGCCACCGGGATCGAGAACGACGCCCTCGCTTCGACGCTCGCCGTGGTGGCGGTGGCCGCAGCCACGGTCAACGTGGTGGGAGGCTTCCTGGTCACCGACCGGATGCTCGGGATGTTCCGCCGGCCCCGGAAGAACGACGGGGAGACCAGGTGA